The following coding sequences lie in one Spinacia oleracea cultivar Varoflay chromosome 1, BTI_SOV_V1, whole genome shotgun sequence genomic window:
- the LOC110802327 gene encoding U-box domain-containing protein 9, which yields MAKTGVVSEGDSIRVLELKKELRLLVKTILEEEDHNYNNNNNDDYSTNSSCSSSVIDAIDKAKDLLSNLKEMKMKKTTSLRLDDGSFSSCPPHFCCPLSKQLMRDPVIISTGQTYDKSFIQKWLKAGHRVCPITQQVLSHSLLTPNYLVREMISQWCESRGIENPDPVGYINEDGANEADRDYFSSLIDKMSKSIGEQKAAAKELRLLTKRMPSFRALFGESTEAIPRLLKPLTQQRRGSFSSGSNELTHPDLQEDLITTLLNISIHDSNKKLVAETPMVLKLLVDALQFGTPETRSNSAAALFTLSALDSNKVLIGKSGALKPLIELLDEGHPMAVKDAASALFNLCIIQENKGRAVRDGAVRVIFKKIKNGVHIDELLAILAMLSTHQRAVEELSDLGAVPCLLANLRESSCARNKENCIAILYTICVNDRTKLREMRDEERAYGTLSQLAQDGTSRAKRKASGILDRLNRAHNLTHTA from the exons atGGCGAAAACAGGGGTTGTTTCTGAAGGAGATTCAATTAGGGTACTTGAGTTGAAGAAAGAGCTTAGATTATTAGTTAAAACTATATTAGAAGAAGAAGatcataattataataataataataatgatgatTATTCCACAAATTCGTCTTGTTCATCATCTGTTATTGACGCCATTGATAAAGCGAAAGATCTTCTTTCTAATTTAAAAGAGATGAAAATGAAGAAAACGACGTCGTTGCGGTTAGATGATGGCTCTTTCTCTTCTTGCCCTCCTCACTTTTGTTGCCCTCTTTCTAAACAACTCATGCGAGATCCTGTTATCATCTCCACTGGCCAG ACTTATGACAAATCCTTCATCCAGAAATGGCTGAAAGCAGGGCACAGGGTATGCCCAATTACACAACAAGTCCTCTCACACTCACTCCTCACTCCAAATTACTTGGTGAGGGAAATGATCAGTCAATGGTGCGAAAGCCGTGGTATTGAGAACCCGGATCCTGTTGGGTATATAAACGAGGACGGAGCCAACGAGGCTGACCGAGACTATTTCTCATCCTTGATTGATAAAATGTCAAAGTCAATAGGCGAGCAAAAGGCGGCCGCCAAAGAACTCCGCCTCCTTACAAAGCGAATGCCCTCATTTCGAGCACTTTTTGGCGAATCAACCGAGGCTATACCTCGGTTATTAAAACCCTTAACACAACAAAGGAGAGGTTCCTTTTCGTCGGGGAGTAATGAGTTGACTCACCCTGATCTCCAAGAAGATTTGATCACGACTTTATTGAACATTTCAATCCATGATAGTAACAAGAAGCTTGTTGCAGAAACACCCATGGTGCTTAAATTACTAGTAGACGCGTTACAGTTTGGAACACCGGAAACAAGAAGCAATTCAGCTGCTGCCCTCTTCACATTATCTGCTCTTGATTCAAACAAAGTCCTTATTGGTAAATCCGGTGCGTTGAAACCTTTGATTGAGCTTTTAGACGAGGGACATCCAATGGCTGTGAAGGATGCTGCCTCGGCTTTATTCAACCTTTGCATTATTCAGGAAAACAAAGGAAGGGCCGTTCGTGATGGGGCGGTAAGAGTAATTTTTAAGAAGATCAAGAATGGGGTACATATTGATGAGTTATTGGCAATATTAGCAATGTTATCGACCCATCAGAGGGCCGTGGAGGAGTTGTCTGATCTCGGGGCAGTCCCGTGTTTACTAGCTAATTTGAGGGAAAGCTCGTGTGCTCGGAATAAAGAGAACTGCATTGCTATTCTCTACACAATATGTGTAAATGATAGGACTAAGTTGAGAGAGATGCGAGATGAGGAACGCGCGTATGGGACATTGTCACAACTAGCACAAGATGGAACTTCAAGGGCTAAAAGAAAAGCTAGTGGTATACTTGATAGATTAAACAGAGCTCATAATCTCACTCACACTGCTTGA